The proteins below are encoded in one region of Nocardioides marmorisolisilvae:
- a CDS encoding helix-turn-helix domain-containing protein, with protein MDDSPDRTLDALGPRLKELRRRRDITLSGLAQETGISTSTLSRLEAGLRRPTLEQLLPLARAYGVTLDELVDAPPTGNPRINLRPIPCADGSTILPLTRRPGGIQAYKFVLPAGRDDAEPDMRTHQGYDWVYVLNGRLRLVLGEHDLILEPGEAAEFDTRTPHWFAATSSGPVEYLSLIGKHGERAHVRAAPKSRSSS; from the coding sequence ATGGACGACTCGCCCGATCGCACCCTCGACGCGTTGGGGCCGCGACTCAAGGAACTCCGCCGGCGTCGCGACATCACTCTCAGTGGCCTCGCCCAGGAGACCGGCATTTCGACCAGCACACTGTCCCGGCTCGAGGCCGGACTGCGGCGTCCGACTCTGGAACAACTGCTGCCCCTGGCCCGCGCGTACGGCGTCACCCTCGACGAGCTTGTCGATGCACCACCCACCGGCAACCCACGCATCAACCTGCGGCCCATCCCGTGCGCCGACGGGTCCACGATCCTGCCCCTCACCCGCCGTCCCGGCGGGATCCAGGCCTACAAGTTCGTCCTCCCCGCCGGGCGAGATGACGCCGAGCCCGACATGCGCACTCACCAGGGATACGACTGGGTCTACGTTCTCAATGGCAGGCTCCGCCTCGTCCTAGGGGAGCACGACCTCATCCTCGAACCCGGCGAGGCTGCCGAGTTCGATACCCGCACCCCGCACTGGTTCGCCGCCACCAGCTCAGGACCTGTGGAGTACCTCAGCCTGATCGGCAAGCACGGCGAACGCGCACATGTCCGGGCTGCTCCCAAATCACGCAGCTCCAGCTAG
- the glnA gene encoding type I glutamate--ammonia ligase yields the protein MFNNSEELLKYIKDEGVEMVDVRFCDLPGVMQHFTVPVSSFGQSVFDEGLGFDGSSIRGFQAIHESDMQLFPDPTTAYIDPFRVAKTLVVNFFIHDPITGEAYSRDPRNIARKAMAYLASTGIGDRAYFAPEAEFYVFDSVRFETKTNAGFYHIDSEAGAWNTGSEENNRGYKVKYKGGYFPVAPYDHFGELRDEMVVELERAGLQVERAHHEVGTAGQAEINYRFDELLKAADDVMKFKYIVKNVAWRNNKTATFMPKPIFGDNGSGMHCHQSIWNNGEPLFYDETGYAGLSDMARYYIGGILKHAPSLLAFTNPTVNSYHRLVPGFEAPISLVYSQRNRSACVRIPITGSNPKAKRIEFRCPDPSANPYLAFSALLLAGLDGIQNKIEPADPVDKDIYELPPDEMAEIDQVPTSLDAVLNTLEADHDFLTVGNVFTPDLIETWIDYKRTNEILPVQQRPHPHEFELYYDI from the coding sequence ATGTTCAACAACAGCGAAGAGCTGCTGAAGTACATCAAGGACGAGGGCGTCGAGATGGTCGACGTGCGCTTCTGCGACCTGCCCGGCGTCATGCAGCACTTCACGGTGCCAGTCTCGTCCTTCGGCCAGTCGGTCTTCGACGAAGGCCTCGGCTTCGACGGCTCCTCGATCCGCGGCTTCCAGGCGATCCACGAGTCGGACATGCAGTTGTTCCCCGACCCGACGACGGCGTACATCGACCCGTTCCGGGTGGCCAAGACCCTGGTGGTGAACTTCTTCATCCACGACCCGATCACCGGGGAGGCGTACTCGCGCGACCCTCGCAACATCGCGCGCAAGGCGATGGCCTACCTGGCGAGCACGGGCATCGGCGACAGGGCCTACTTCGCCCCCGAGGCCGAGTTCTACGTCTTCGACTCGGTGCGTTTCGAGACCAAGACCAACGCGGGCTTCTACCACATCGACTCCGAGGCAGGCGCCTGGAACACCGGGTCGGAGGAGAACAACCGCGGCTACAAGGTGAAGTACAAGGGCGGCTACTTCCCGGTGGCGCCGTACGACCACTTCGGCGAGCTCCGTGACGAGATGGTCGTCGAACTGGAGCGCGCCGGACTGCAGGTCGAGCGTGCCCACCACGAGGTCGGCACCGCAGGGCAGGCGGAGATCAACTACCGCTTCGATGAGCTGCTCAAGGCCGCCGACGACGTGATGAAGTTCAAGTACATCGTCAAGAACGTCGCATGGCGCAACAACAAGACCGCGACGTTCATGCCGAAGCCGATCTTCGGCGACAACGGCTCCGGGATGCACTGCCACCAGTCGATCTGGAACAACGGCGAGCCGCTGTTCTACGACGAGACGGGGTACGCCGGGCTGTCCGACATGGCGCGCTACTACATCGGCGGCATCCTCAAGCACGCCCCGTCGCTGTTGGCGTTCACCAACCCGACGGTGAACTCCTACCACCGGCTGGTGCCAGGCTTCGAGGCGCCGATCTCGCTGGTCTACAGCCAACGGAACCGCTCGGCCTGTGTCCGGATCCCGATCACCGGGTCGAACCCGAAGGCGAAGCGGATCGAGTTCCGCTGTCCCGACCCGTCGGCCAACCCCTACCTGGCGTTCTCCGCGCTGTTGCTCGCCGGCCTGGACGGCATCCAGAACAAGATCGAGCCTGCCGACCCGGTGGACAAGGACATCTACGAGCTCCCGCCGGACGAGATGGCCGAGATCGACCAGGTTCCCACCTCGCTCGACGCGGTGCTGAACACCCTCGAGGCCGACCACGACTTCCTCACCGTCGGAAACGTGTTCACCCCGGACCTGATCGAGACCTGGATCGACTACAAGCGCACTAACGAAATCCTGCCCGTGCAGCAGCGCCCGCACCCTCACGAGTTCGAGCTCTACTACGACATCTAG
- a CDS encoding ribbon-helix-helix domain-containing protein, translating to MVSDEQVQQWADEAEAGYDVEEMKRRGRGRPGRGAEPMQVVAVRLTAEELAAVDAIAEREHISRSEAIRRALASFEA from the coding sequence ATGGTCAGTGACGAGCAGGTCCAGCAGTGGGCGGACGAGGCCGAAGCTGGCTACGACGTCGAGGAGATGAAGCGCCGCGGACGCGGTCGTCCCGGGCGTGGCGCCGAACCGATGCAGGTAGTGGCCGTCCGTCTAACCGCTGAAGAGCTCGCTGCGGTCGACGCCATCGCCGAACGCGAGCACATTTCGCGATCCGAGGCGATCCGCAGGGCGCTGGCCAGCTTCGAGGCGTGA
- a CDS encoding class I SAM-dependent methyltransferase — protein MTHSFDEDYWDQRWPGDRTGAPMAMAEGPPNPHLVREVDNLEPGTALDTGCGAGVEAIWLASRGWQVTGADIAGQALGRAAERPSAPPRAASPIGCAGSRQTCPGGGPGATYDLVTTHYAHPAMPQLEFYDRVASWVAPGGTLLIVGHLHHNHDGGHGNRPDGADPPASASVTAAGVTARLDLTVWKVVTARESHRTLAGAHSGGAATLHDVVLRATRRH, from the coding sequence ATGACGCACTCGTTCGACGAGGACTATTGGGACCAGCGCTGGCCGGGCGACCGAACCGGTGCCCCGATGGCAATGGCCGAGGGCCCGCCCAACCCCCACCTGGTGCGGGAGGTCGACAACCTGGAACCCGGGACCGCGCTCGATACCGGCTGTGGCGCGGGAGTGGAGGCGATCTGGCTCGCGTCACGCGGCTGGCAGGTCACCGGAGCGGACATCGCGGGGCAAGCCTTAGGCCGAGCGGCCGAGCGGCCGAGCGCGCCACCGCGAGCGGCGTCGCCGATCGGGTGCGCTGGGTCCAGGCAGACCTGTCCCGGTGGGGGACCGGGTGCGACGTACGACCTGGTCACCACCCACTACGCGCACCCTGCGATGCCGCAGCTGGAGTTCTACGACCGTGTCGCCTCCTGGGTCGCCCCGGGCGGCACCCTGCTGATCGTCGGACACCTCCACCACAACCACGATGGCGGGCACGGGAACCGGCCGGACGGGGCTGATCCTCCTGCTTCAGCGTCGGTGACCGCGGCCGGCGTCACGGCACGCCTCGACCTGACCGTGTGGAAGGTCGTGACCGCACGGGAGTCACACCGCACCTTGGCCGGCGCCCACAGCGGCGGCGCT
- a CDS encoding RDD family protein, with protein MSGPSAPPPAPAGLELASWGRRIGAVLIDGVASALVALAILGPEGYSRSSFAPLIVFFIETGVGTAIVGGSFGQMLTRIRVLRTDGKPLSLLMALLRSLMVCLVIPPLVFRPDGRGLHDMATGSAAYRLPKAR; from the coding sequence ATGTCTGGACCCTCCGCCCCTCCGCCCGCGCCCGCCGGCCTCGAGCTGGCTTCGTGGGGGCGTCGGATCGGCGCCGTGCTGATCGACGGCGTGGCGAGCGCGCTGGTGGCCCTCGCGATCCTCGGTCCCGAGGGATACAGCCGGAGCTCGTTCGCCCCCCTGATCGTGTTCTTCATCGAGACCGGAGTCGGCACTGCCATCGTCGGGGGGTCCTTCGGCCAGATGCTCACCCGGATCCGGGTGTTGCGCACCGATGGCAAGCCGCTCAGCCTGCTCATGGCCCTGTTGCGTAGCCTGATGGTGTGCCTGGTGATTCCGCCGCTGGTGTTCCGGCCCGACGGACGTGGGCTGCACGACATGGCCACGGGCTCGGCTGCCTACCGGTTGCCGAAGGCCCGCTGA
- a CDS encoding NAD(P)/FAD-dependent oxidoreductase: MAEQDPVWDVVIVGGGAAGLSAALTLARARRRVTVVDAGEPRNAPADAVHGLLALDGVSPGELLARGRQEVLGYGGDLVADEVVDVQLGTCGFAVALRNGPTLQARRLLIATGLADELPDIPGIREQWGHGVLHCPYCHGWEVRDRSVGVLATGPMSVHQALLFRQWSPYVVFFAGEQPPAPEDRARLHALDIAIIEGPIAQVEVVGDRVTGVRLADEQLIEVDVAVVSPRMVARADVFAGIGVEPTEHPAGSFIEADATGRTSVPGVWVAGNASDLSAQVSAAAAEGARAAQHINADLVMEDLAEAVAAVGRERAHR, translated from the coding sequence ATGGCGGAGCAAGACCCAGTGTGGGACGTGGTCATCGTCGGCGGAGGCGCGGCCGGACTCAGCGCCGCGCTGACCCTGGCGCGGGCCCGCCGCCGAGTCACCGTCGTCGACGCCGGCGAACCGCGGAACGCGCCGGCTGACGCCGTGCACGGGCTGTTGGCGCTGGACGGGGTGAGTCCTGGCGAACTGCTGGCGCGCGGTCGCCAGGAAGTCCTCGGGTACGGCGGCGATCTCGTCGCTGACGAGGTGGTCGACGTGCAGCTAGGGACGTGTGGGTTCGCGGTCGCGCTCCGCAACGGCCCTACCCTGCAGGCCCGACGGCTCTTGATCGCTACCGGCCTGGCCGACGAACTGCCCGACATCCCCGGTATCCGGGAGCAGTGGGGCCACGGCGTGCTGCACTGCCCGTACTGCCACGGCTGGGAAGTCCGCGACCGCTCCGTCGGAGTGCTGGCCACCGGGCCGATGTCGGTCCACCAGGCCCTGCTGTTCCGCCAGTGGAGCCCCTACGTCGTATTCTTCGCCGGCGAGCAGCCGCCCGCCCCGGAGGACCGGGCCCGACTGCACGCTCTCGACATCGCGATCATCGAAGGCCCGATCGCGCAGGTCGAGGTCGTCGGCGATCGCGTGACCGGCGTGCGTCTGGCCGACGAGCAGCTGATCGAGGTCGACGTTGCGGTAGTTTCGCCGCGAATGGTCGCCCGTGCCGACGTCTTCGCCGGGATCGGCGTCGAACCGACCGAACATCCGGCCGGCTCGTTCATCGAGGCCGACGCCACCGGGCGGACCAGCGTCCCCGGGGTATGGGTCGCTGGAAACGCCTCCGATCTCTCCGCCCAAGTCAGTGCGGCCGCCGCGGAGGGAGCTCGTGCGGCCCAGCACATCAATGCCGACCTCGTGATGGAAGACCTCGCCGAGGCCGTGGCCGCCGTCGGACGGGAGCGGGCCCACCGATGA
- a CDS encoding LppX_LprAFG lipoprotein, producing the protein MNRSRALALAAVSTTAVLGLTGCGGSSAAGHSTSAPVSSPSGSTGTTTGSATAGRLTKADFVQTVSSAVGAQKTAHVAVRSQLLKVDGDVSYAGKASAMAMTLAVNGQKGEVRIVDGVLYMSMPGLTPAGKFVKLTASDPNIGPLIGQIRNFGPQGNLEAMSKGLQKVQYIGADTVDGAKVDHYKVTVDARAMLKQMGTAVPKAAKDKIPHTVTYDMYLDSNHLMRRIVIDLMGQQTRVDVTNWGKPVHISAPPASDLVAKPKA; encoded by the coding sequence ATGAACAGGTCCCGAGCCCTTGCACTGGCCGCCGTCTCCACCACCGCAGTCCTCGGTCTGACCGGGTGCGGCGGCTCCAGCGCGGCCGGCCACAGTACGTCGGCTCCCGTGTCGTCTCCCTCCGGGTCCACGGGCACGACCACGGGGTCCGCCACGGCGGGCCGCCTGACGAAGGCCGACTTCGTGCAGACCGTGTCCTCCGCTGTCGGTGCCCAGAAGACGGCGCACGTAGCGGTCCGGTCCCAGCTGCTCAAGGTCGACGGTGACGTGTCCTATGCGGGCAAGGCCTCGGCGATGGCGATGACCCTCGCGGTGAACGGCCAGAAGGGCGAGGTGCGGATCGTCGACGGCGTGCTCTACATGTCGATGCCCGGGCTCACCCCCGCCGGCAAGTTCGTCAAGCTCACGGCGAGCGACCCCAATATCGGCCCGCTGATCGGGCAGATCCGCAACTTCGGCCCGCAGGGCAATCTCGAGGCGATGTCCAAGGGCCTGCAGAAGGTCCAGTACATCGGCGCCGACACCGTCGACGGCGCCAAGGTCGACCACTACAAGGTCACCGTCGACGCGCGCGCGATGCTCAAGCAGATGGGCACAGCGGTCCCGAAGGCCGCCAAGGACAAGATCCCGCACACGGTCACCTACGACATGTATCTCGACAGCAACCACCTGATGCGACGGATCGTCATCGACCTGATGGGTCAGCAGACCCGGGTGGACGTCACGAACTGGGGCAAGCCGGTGCACATCAGCGCCCCGCCAGCCTCGGACCTGGTGGCCAAGCCCAAGGCCTGA
- the lipA gene encoding lipoyl synthase codes for MTSAVAPDGRKLLRLEARNAATPIERKPEWIKTRAKMGPQYQELQQLVKSEGLHTVCQEAGCPNIFECWEDREATFLIGGDQCTRRCDFCQIDTGKPEPLDRDEPRRVAESVQQMGLRYATITGVARDDLPDGGAWLYAETVRAIHELNPDTGVENLIPDFNGIPELLQQVFESRPEVLAHNVETVPRIFKRIRPAFRYDRSLDVLTQARAFGLVTKSNLILGMGETREEVSQALRDLHAAGCELVTITQYLRPSLRHHPVERWVKPEEFVELHDEALEIGFAGVMSGPLVRSSYRAGRLYQQAMAARTATV; via the coding sequence GTGACTTCCGCAGTAGCTCCCGATGGTCGAAAACTCCTCCGTCTCGAGGCCCGCAACGCCGCCACCCCGATCGAGCGCAAGCCGGAGTGGATCAAGACACGCGCGAAGATGGGACCGCAGTACCAGGAGCTCCAGCAGCTGGTGAAGAGCGAAGGCCTGCACACCGTGTGCCAGGAGGCCGGCTGCCCGAACATCTTCGAGTGCTGGGAGGACCGCGAGGCGACCTTCCTCATCGGCGGCGACCAGTGCACCCGACGCTGCGACTTCTGCCAGATCGACACCGGGAAGCCGGAGCCGCTGGACCGCGACGAGCCGCGCCGGGTCGCGGAGTCGGTCCAGCAGATGGGCCTGCGCTACGCGACCATCACCGGCGTGGCCCGCGACGACCTGCCCGACGGCGGCGCGTGGCTGTACGCCGAGACGGTGCGCGCGATCCACGAGCTGAACCCGGACACCGGCGTGGAGAACCTGATCCCGGACTTCAACGGCATCCCGGAGCTGCTCCAGCAGGTCTTCGAGTCCCGGCCCGAGGTCCTCGCCCACAATGTTGAGACGGTGCCGCGGATCTTCAAGCGGATCCGCCCGGCGTTCCGCTACGACCGCTCCCTGGACGTGCTCACCCAGGCCCGCGCGTTCGGCCTGGTCACCAAGTCCAATTTGATCCTGGGCATGGGCGAGACCCGCGAGGAGGTCAGCCAGGCGCTGCGCGACCTGCATGCCGCCGGCTGCGAGCTGGTCACGATCACCCAGTACCTCCGCCCCTCGCTGCGCCACCACCCGGTGGAGCGATGGGTGAAGCCCGAGGAGTTCGTCGAGCTGCACGACGAGGCGCTCGAGATCGGGTTCGCCGGCGTGATGAGCGGCCCGCTGGTGCGTTCGTCGTACCGCGCCGGCCGGCTCTACCAGCAGGCGATGGCAGCCCGCACCGCCACGGTCTGA
- a CDS encoding DUF4191 domain-containing protein produces the protein MARDKSKQGRAAQIIQTYRLTKQSDPNLGWILLGTFAVVGVIAFAVLFFVLQGIVFPIVFGILFGTLAALMVFGRRAQKAAFAQIEGKPGAAAAALGMLKRGWKIEPMIAFNKQQDLVTRLVGPPGIVLIGEGSPNRLKQLMSSERRKHERVASETAIHEVYVGDGEGQVPLRKLGKHMTKMKRTLKPAEMTDVLQRLKALDANRSAVPLPKGPVPTSMKGMRGNLRGR, from the coding sequence ATGGCACGAGACAAGTCGAAGCAGGGCCGCGCGGCCCAGATCATCCAGACCTACCGACTGACCAAGCAGTCCGACCCCAACCTGGGCTGGATCCTCCTCGGCACCTTCGCCGTCGTCGGTGTGATCGCCTTCGCAGTGCTGTTCTTCGTGCTCCAGGGGATCGTCTTCCCGATCGTCTTCGGCATCCTCTTCGGCACCCTGGCCGCCCTGATGGTCTTCGGCAGGCGAGCGCAGAAGGCGGCCTTCGCGCAGATCGAGGGCAAGCCCGGCGCCGCTGCCGCTGCGCTGGGCATGCTCAAGCGGGGCTGGAAGATCGAGCCGATGATCGCCTTCAACAAGCAGCAGGACCTGGTGACCCGGCTGGTCGGCCCTCCGGGCATCGTGCTGATCGGTGAGGGCAGCCCGAACCGGCTCAAGCAGCTGATGTCCTCCGAGCGACGCAAGCACGAGCGGGTGGCCAGCGAGACCGCGATCCACGAGGTGTACGTCGGCGACGGCGAGGGTCAGGTTCCGCTGCGCAAGCTTGGCAAGCACATGACCAAGATGAAGCGCACCCTCAAGCCCGCAGAGATGACCGACGTGCTGCAGCGGCTGAAGGCACTCGACGCGAACCGGTCCGCCGTACCGCTGCCCAAGGGGCCGGTGCCGACGTCGATGAAGGGGATGCGCGGCAACCTCCGCGGTCGCTGA
- a CDS encoding MarR family winged helix-turn-helix transcriptional regulator: MPKSLQVLLRDAHAAVDAEVAAAATRAGFSELNPGHHVVLRNLGELGARPSEMAAAAGVTRQAITKVVDDLERRGVVRREPDPVDGRGVVVRYTERGLEGLAVARRRMAAMEADFSARIGADRWAEVRIALEILFPEHPKTPHPR; the protein is encoded by the coding sequence ATGCCGAAGAGCCTGCAGGTCCTCTTGCGCGATGCGCATGCCGCTGTCGACGCCGAGGTGGCCGCGGCGGCGACTCGCGCCGGCTTCAGCGAGCTCAATCCCGGGCACCACGTCGTGCTGCGCAACCTCGGCGAGCTCGGAGCCCGTCCCAGCGAGATGGCTGCCGCCGCGGGAGTCACCCGTCAGGCGATCACCAAGGTCGTCGATGATCTGGAACGGCGCGGAGTGGTCCGCCGCGAACCGGACCCGGTCGACGGTCGGGGTGTGGTCGTCCGCTACACCGAGCGCGGTCTCGAGGGTCTCGCGGTAGCCCGCCGGCGTATGGCCGCCATGGAGGCCGACTTCTCCGCCAGGATCGGCGCCGACCGCTGGGCCGAGGTGCGCATCGCCCTCGAGATCCTCTTCCCCGAACACCCCAAGACACCGCATCCGCGGTGA